In Ferviditalea candida, the following are encoded in one genomic region:
- a CDS encoding glycosyltransferase family 2 protein: MGAPCVSIIVPTYNRLGTLAELAESLSRQTFQDFEVILVNDGGEKVDLIQTLYPHLNITILDLPMNHKHVYARNQGVLQARGEFIMLMDDDDLLVPSHIERMVNEMNDCEFAYSDVEIINYRLENGSRIPIARTLFAYELDLEEMRRFSTYVPSGSLYRRELHEIVGLFDTEVLHYWDWDFFLRVAETHRVKRVPVAGVLYEYSDESSNQSKNFASKRRCLERFGQKHGLGVLANTNFFLLLDEPEVNKRKSESRIVWDGSPVISKLRREPT; encoded by the coding sequence ATGGGGGCTCCATGCGTTTCTATTATTGTGCCTACTTACAATCGATTGGGGACGCTGGCGGAATTAGCGGAATCCCTGAGCAGACAAACCTTTCAGGACTTTGAAGTCATCCTTGTGAACGATGGCGGGGAAAAAGTGGATCTCATCCAAACGCTGTATCCTCACTTGAACATCACGATCCTTGATTTACCGATGAATCATAAACACGTGTATGCAAGAAATCAAGGGGTGCTGCAAGCAAGAGGGGAATTCATCATGCTGATGGACGACGATGATCTGTTGGTTCCCTCCCATATCGAGCGGATGGTCAATGAAATGAACGATTGTGAATTCGCCTATTCCGATGTGGAAATCATTAATTACAGGCTGGAGAATGGATCCAGAATTCCCATCGCCCGCACATTATTCGCATACGAATTGGATCTTGAAGAAATGCGCAGATTTTCAACCTATGTTCCTTCCGGAAGCTTGTATCGCAGGGAATTGCATGAAATCGTCGGGCTTTTTGATACGGAAGTGCTTCATTACTGGGATTGGGATTTTTTTCTGCGCGTCGCAGAAACGCATCGTGTCAAAAGAGTGCCGGTAGCCGGTGTCTTATACGAATATTCGGATGAAAGCAGCAATCAGTCCAAAAATTTCGCATCCAAGCGAAGATGTTTGGAGCGTTTTGGTCAAAAGCACGGCTTGGGTGTTTTAGCCAATACAAATTTCTTTTTACTGCTGGACGAGCCGGAAGTGAACAAAAGAAAATCCGAAAGCCGGATCGTTTGGGACGGCAGCCCGGTGATTTCAAAACTGAGGAGAGAACCGACATGA